From the genome of Candidatus Firestonebacteria bacterium RIFOXYD2_FULL_39_29:
GTGTATAATATCTACAATGTATCTTATAAATACCAAGGGGGGTAAAATGAAACTTAATATATATGTAGCTGTGATTTCCATGTTCTTATGCCTCAATGCCGCATTCTGCGAAGAACCTGCAGTAAAAACTGACAGTGCTTCAGCAGTTCCTTTTTCCGGCGGTAAATGCTCTATCGGGGTAAATAACCTGCCCTGGCTGGCAAACTATATCGCGTTAAGAGGGTGGGATAAAAACAAATCCGGAAGCGAATTAATTCTTTATATGACAAACCTAGAGTACGACATCGTAAAATATGATGTTACTGCATCCGCGGGATTCGAATATACCTGGTTTGACAGAAACAAACTTTCCGGGATTAACGATGCATTTCTTTACAGCGGGTTGGGATTTGGCTCCAGTTTCTCTTATGAAAAAACCAACTATTCCAAGTATGGATATATTTACCTACACGGATATTTCCCTGTGGGTGTAGAGCATTTCTTTTTAAAAGAAATACCGAATTTAAGTTATTCTGTTGAGGCAAGATTTTATATATCGGCAGGATATATTTATAGCTACTATCAGTACTCATCCTCTGTCTCTGAAACATACGCTTTAAGGTTAGCGGTGTCTCCGAGATTTTATATACGCTGGTATTTTTAGTTTATCTGCAAATGAGGCAATAAAATGACATCTAAGTGTTTAAATATTTTATTCATAAGTTTTATTGTATGCATTAGCGCATTTTGTAGTAATGAAGCCGTAAAAACGGAAAGCACCTCTATAACTCATTTTTCTGCAGGGAAAATTTCTATAGGAATCAGTGAACTGCCCTGGTCAACTTTCAACGCCTCTTTAAGATGGTGGGATAACAACAAATCCGGCAGCGAATTAATATTTTCATCGGGCATTTCCGGTTCGAATAATATATCTTTTATTTCATTTATTCCGTCAAGATACACCTGGTTTGAAAGGACCGAAATATTAGAAACAAACAATATCTTTTTTGTTAAAGGAATGGGCATATCAGCTGGCTACTGCATATATTCAGATGGGGTAAGAACAATCTCTTCAACATTATCTTTTCCCGTAGGAATAGAACATTTTTGTTTCAAAGATATCCCAAACTTCAGTTATTCCATTGAAGCAAGATTTTATATTTGTGGATTTTATTCTTTTAACGTAATCTCTCCTTCGGAGGACAACACTATTTTTTTTAGGGTAGGAGTTACACCTCAATTCTTTATCCGGTGGTATTTTTAGGGATATCTTTACAATCTATTTAGGAATCAAATAGGGGCGAGAGTTAATCCCGCCCTATATTAAATGTATTATCTGTGATATCAATAAAGCTATCCGCCAAAAAAACCGGCGAGATAAGCAATAATTTTAATTTAAACTAATGAAGCTTAAAACCCGTTTTCTTTCTTTGATTTTTCAATTAAATCCAGAACCAATCTGGTCTCTTCGGGATTTACCGGTACTTCTTTGCCGTTTACTATCCAGTCATACGCGGCTTCGTGGTAGCGGACGTGGCTGGCTCCCCAATCGTTCACAAACTTATCAACATCTTCTTTCCATTCTATTTTATCTGAAGGATATGTACCGTCGGAGAAAGGCTTAATATCTTCTGCTTTTGTTAGCATCCTCAATTTGGAAGGATCCAGATACTTTGTCTTTATTGTAATTTCATTTCCCGCGCCCTCGACCATTATCGTACCGTATTTTCCAAAAATCACCCATCTCGGAAAGCTAAAAGCAGAGGCCGTCGAAACTTCCAGGTCTATTGATATTTTATTTCCTATTACAAGTATCTTGCTAAAATCCTCAGCATCTCCCGAAGTTACAAGTTTCAGGAGCATTGAAGCTGTTCTTTTTACATCAAAACCTGTCATAAAGAGGGACTGGTCAATATGGTGCACCAATGTATTATTTGTAGCGCCGCCCCCGAATTTCTTCATTGCCTGCCAGTCATCTCTGCGCTGGTATACACCGGTATGTTTCCTTATTAAGTACACTTCCCCAATCCTACCGCTTGCCATTATATTTTTCAATTTACTGATCTCTTCATCCCATCTCAAATTCTGAAATACAGAAAAAGTCTTTCCAAGTTTTTTCGCCGCGGATATCATCGCATCCGCATCTTCTACATTTGCCGCTATCGGTTTTTCCACGGTAACAAACTTACAGGCTTCCATTGCTTTTATGGTGACATCTCTATGTAAAAAACTCGGCGTGGCATTTATCACATATTCAACATTCTTGTCTTTTATAAGATCAGTTAATTCAGTATATACCGCGCAACCGGTCTTAGCTTTAAGCTCCGCGGCGCGGTCAGCAAACTGTTTATCGGCAACTGCCACGATCTCAAATTTATCGGTCATTTTCAGGAACGCTTTGGCGTGAATGTTCATGCCGCTCCTTCCCAAACCTATTATACCGACCTTAACTTTTTTCATTTTCTTTATCTCCTCATTTTAAAAACACAATCTTGCCGGATTTGATACTGTTATTTCAATTCGGCGGATTATTCCCATTCTTCGGGTTTCGACTTCTTTGTTTTCTTATTAATCTTTATCAATTCATATTTTCTGCTGCCCAGACCCATCTTTTCGCCTATTTCAAGCGAAAGTTTTGTCTCTACTCTGTTTACGGCGCCAAAAGTATCTCCGGCTTCGGCAATATCTAAGTCAGAGGCAAGACTGTCGGGAAGAGGTTTCGCTTTTGCTACTATATTTATACAGGCCTGATCTACGGCAACGGGATCATCCGAGAGAGCTATTCCCTGGTCATTTACGACAGGAACATCCGCCATAGGCATGCAATCGCATTCGGGCTGCATTTCTATCATGAAATTTATAAATATAACTTTTTTCGGTTTAAAGGTGCTCATCACAGCTTTGGAAGCTTCTATTATATGTGTATTTAAGCGTTCTGAAGTAATTGGCATATCAAGCGCTTTTTCTTTGCAAATCCTGGCGCACCTGCCGCAACGCCAGCAAGCCTCATCAATAATCTCGATATTTTTTCCTTTTATTATTACAGCTTCTGTGGGGCATATAGCTTCACATCTCCTGCATAAAGTACATTTTGCTTTATCCCAGGCAGGAAGCTTGTCATCCACAGAATGCAGACGACCTCTGTTGTTCTTACCATCATGTGTCTTTGGAGAAACACCGCCCATACCTATATTCTTAATCGCACCGCCAAACCCGGCTTGAAGATGACCTTTGAAATGCGAAACAACTATCATCGCATCCGCGTGATAAATAGCATTGGCAACGCTTATTTCGCTGATATGTTTATGCCCTTCAACCTTTACCGGAGTCGAATCCATACCCTTTATACCGTCAGCTATAATTACCGGAGCACCGCAACTCAGATGTGTCAGACCGTTATAAGCCGCTACTTCAAGATAATCAAGTGATTCAATCCTGGTAGTATCCGTCACAAAAGGTTTTGCTTTTTGACATTTAACCGCATCAACAATTTTCCTTATAAACACAGGACGGACAATTCTAAACGCGCCTTGAGAACCAAAATGAGTTTTGACCGCTACTTTATCTTTCGGGGAAATATATTTTGAAAGGTCAACTTTCTCTAGAAGTTCTTCGAGTTTTGCAGGGAGAGAATAATCATAATTCCAGATCTTACTTCTTGCATCAGCAAAATATACTTTAGCTTTTTCCATTCCCACGCTCCCTTTTTATTAACCTGACCAAACCCGCAATATGCGCATAGGCCGAAAAAGTTACATAATACGGAAAAGACCAGAGCTTTAAGACTCCTGCCACATAAAAAAGAAATTGCGCCGAAAAGAAAAACACATAACCAGGTTTTCCAAGAACCATAAGATTATAAAGAAAGAGGGCGAGAAGTAAAACCCCGTAAGCGCCATAAAGCAGATTAAAAGACACAAGCTGCAGCAGTGTAAAATACTTTTTCGCTTTAAAGAGCTCTCTGACATATTTTGAGGAATCAAGCGCCTTCACGGTTGCCGAAATCTTCTCTTCTAAATTCACTTCAGTATCTGTATGTATTGTTTTCAGAGCCTGCGCCAGAGGTTCGTAAAGGCAGTCTTTATTCGCATAAGAGTACATTACAGGAAGCGCGGTTTTAGCCTCAACTCCGTCATCCTTAAGATTAGTAAAATCTGATTTTCTAAGGGCGTAAAGTTCAGGATTTACATTTATGATTCTTTTTAGTTTTGAGGAATTAAGAAGAACAACTCTTTGCAGTTCCAAAAACACTTTTTCTCCTGACACCAGATAATCATTTCCTTTATTTGCTATCTCAATATTTCCCGCAACCAGTCCTACATTTTTATCAATAAAATGCCTTGCCATATTTCTGAGGCTGTATTTTTCAATCAAAGAAGCAGCATCCGTAATAATGACCACTTCTCCTTTTGCTTCGGAAACAACAGAATTTACCGCCATACTGCTGCTTTTCTTTTCCGCCTGAAAAAGGAGTTTAACACCTTTATTGAAATAATCTTCTATAATTTTTCCGGTGTTATCAGAAGAGTCTATAGCCGCGACAATAATCTCAAGTTTTTCCTTCGGATATTCCAGACTAAGACAGTTATCAAGCTTAGCTGCAATACTGTTCTGATCATTTCCCGCAAGAATTATGAGTGATACCTCCGGAAAATATTCCGGTCTATCCTGCGCCCTTTTCTTTTTAAACAAATTTATAAAAGCCAAAAGCAAAGGATACCCGAGAAAGGTATAAAACACAAGAAATAGCAGGAACCAATAGAATACTTTGGATATGACAATCAAATAATAATAAAACATGCTTTAGTATAGCAAAAACAGTGATTTTATTCAATAAAGGGCTTTGGCTGAATGGAGGCTCGATGAAATAAGAAGGTTGGATGTTGGGATGTCTGGAAGATCAGCAAAAGATGGGAGCAAATCAATTTAGAGACTTTTTTTATTCATCGAGTCATACTTCACGTTCGTGGATTTACCGAATGCATCGTAGCGCATAAGATCTGGTAAAGTTGAAACTTCAAAATCATTTATTCTATCTAATGTATTCTGATTTGTTATGGTTTTCCCATTTACCGCCAGCCAAAATTATCCTTAAAAGCCCTTATTTATTCATATGTAAACTTTTAATCTGGACAACATGTCCAGATATTTTAATTATTATTTTTTGTCAGCATCCATAACTTCCCAATACCCGCTTTTGGTCGAGCCAATGTGTTTTAGCGTTCCTTCTTCCTGAAGTTTTCTAAGATAATGAATAACAGAACTTTCTGTCATTCCAGTTTTAATTGAAAGCTGCTTTCTGGTTATTTTTGAATTCATCTTTATTGCATCTATTATTTCCTGTGCGTTTCTTGTGTGTTTCTTGTGTGTTTCTTGTGCGTTTTCTGTGTGTTTTCTGTGTGTTTTCTGTGTGTTGGGTCCAAGAGGTAACACCTTGGCTTTTTCATCCAATCTGTAAAACACTACCATAAATCCGGTTTTGAGGATTTTAAATTCGACTTTTACATTTGCAGCCTTACATTCATCATTAATTCTCTTTAGTCCGGAACCCCATTTTTCTATTTCTTTTGCTTTATAAAATACTTCTGCAATAAGTGGGTTTCGCAAAATAGATCTTTCTTTACCTGTAATAAAGTCTTCCGGCGACACTTCTTTAGGGAATTCTCCAGGATTATATATTTCAATCCTATTCTTAAAAACCGCAACTTCATTGCCTTTCGGAACAGCATAATCTCTATGGCATAACGAATTTACCAAAGCTTCTCTTATTGCTTTTATAGGTATTTCAGGAATTTCCTCCCGTTCTAGTTTACCAAATTTCACTCCCCAGTTAATGTGTTCTCTTATATAAGCTTCAGATTTTTCCAAAATATCAAACAGATTCCCTGTTATTTTATCTATATCCAGAAAAGTTATTTTGTCCGTTCCAGCAAAGACCGCGACCTGAACCTCAAAGGAATTATTATTGCAAAATAACGGTTCTACCGCCTTTAATAACTTATTATTACGTATTAAATCCAGTTTATTAAGAACTATTTTTACCTGGCTAAAGCCAAAATTAATTCGTTTAGCTGATTTTGCTTTATTTATAAAACTTTTTACATCCTTGACGCTTACCATTTTTACGTCATAATCGGAGAGATCAGACTCCCATTTATAATTATCATTATGCTTTCGTATAATTACTTTTCTAATCTCGTGAGGACTTAACTGCTTATCTTCATCTGCAACTCTGATGTAGACACGACCATAAGCGTGGTATGGGATATCTTCGCCTTGAAACTCAATTTTAATACAGGATTTGCTTTCGATGTTGACTAAATTTATTGAAGGGTATATCTTTGGTTCAATGTGATTCGATATTGCCTGAGAAATATCCCGCAGAGTAGATGCTCCTATTGTCTGACCTACAATCTCCCCGTCATTTTTAACTCCAAAATACAACTCGCCTTTCTGATGTTTGTTTAAAATAGAAACAATAGAGATTACTGCCTCTTTAAGTTCAGAAGTTGATTTTTTAAACTCTAATACTTCGGATTCCCTCAATTCCATACCCGCTCCTGATTAATTATATAAAATACTGGTTTCTAACAACCCTCGCTCTATTTATTATATATTATCTGTAATAGTTTATACAGATAAAAATGGAATACCAAATCAAACAAGAAGGATAAAAACAATGATAAGAAGATGTCTTTTTTACGGGAGAGTATATGGACGAAATTCGAGAGTTAAGAAACAGAAATCCTGAGAGTCAAAGGTCGCTGTCCCTAATTCGATATTGCAGAGCAGTAAATATATTCCTTTTCTTTTGCCAACCATCGAATAAATTGGTCGCTGTCCCTAATTTATTCCTCATGCTGTCCGCAACACTTCTTATATTTCTTCCCGCTTCCGCAGGGACACGGGTCATTTCTTCCGACTTTGGGAGTATCTCTTTTAATCGGGGTTGTGCGGGGGGCCTGGTTCATCACAGGGCGGTCTCCGAGCCTTGCGCCCATGGGGTCCATCTGGCCTTGCTGTGCCTGGCGCTGCATCTGACGCTGTCTTGCGGCTTCTTCTGCGGCGCCAAACTGGTTGACTTCTCTGTGGGAATAGTTAATTTTTGAAGCAACTGCTTTTCCTGCTTTGGCGGCTTCTTCCAGCTCCTGTCTTTCTATTTCTTCGCCATGCCTCAGCTGTACTCTGTAAACCATTCTAAGGGTGTCATCCTTGATACGCTCAATCATATCCGTGAACATTTCAAACCCTTCTTTTTTATACTCCAAAAGAGGGTCTTTTCCTCCGTAAGCGCGAAGCCCTATACCTTCCCTGAGTTGATCCATTGCATAAAGATGATCTTTCCATTTCCCGTCAATAGTTTGAAGCATAACCATTCGTTCTACAAATTTGAACATCTTCCCGTACGTCTTTTCTTTACTTTCATAAAAAGCAGTCACTTTCTCTATAATATCAGCCCGCAGGGTTTCTCTTCTCATGCCCGAAAGAACATTTTTTTCCAGTTTATACTCTATTCCAAAAATATCGCTCATTCTAAGATTTAAACTTTCCATATCCCACTCATAGGGAGACAATTTTTCTGCAGCAAAAGCCTCCATAAGTCCGTCTACAATATCCTCCATCCATTTTACTACATTTTCTTTAAGATCATCGCCTTCCAGTATTTTTCTTCTCTGACCATAGACGACTTCACGCTGTTTATTCATTACATTATCATATTCGAGAAGGTGTTTTCTGGCTTCATAGTTAAAGCCTTCAACTCTCTTTTGAGCTCCCTCTATCGCTTTGGTAATCCACGGATGCATGATGGGCTGACCTTCTTCCATTCCCAGCCGGTCCATAAGATTAAATATTTTATCTCCCCCGAATATTCTCATCAGATCATCTTCCAGTGAGAGGTAGAATTTTGTCGAACCGGCATCGCCCTGTCTTCCGCATCGGCCGCGGAGCTGATTGTCAATACGCCTGGCTTCGTGCCTCTCTGTGCCGATAACGTGAAGCCCTCCGAGATTTGCCACTCCTTCCCCGAGCACAATGTCCGTACCGCGTCCCGCCATATTGGTGGCAACCGTAACACCGGCATAAGCGCCTGCCGCGGCAATGATCTCAGCTTCTTTTTCATGGAATTTGGCGTTTAATAACTGATGTTTTACACCTTTTTTGTTCAACAAGGAGGACAGCTCTTCATTTTTCTCAATAGAGATTGTTCCGACCAGAACAGGTCTTCCCTGCTTATTTAATTCCGCAATCTCATTTGCAACAGCTTTAAGTTTTTCACTCCTGGTTTTATAAATCTCATCAGGAAAATCATTTCTAACCATCGGTCTGTTAGTAGGAATTACTATAACATCCAGCTTATAGGTGTTCATGAACTCTTCGGCTTCCGTATCCGCGGTACCTGTCATTCCGGCAAGTTTATTATACATCTTAAAATAATTTTGAAGGGTAATAGTCGCCAGGGTCTGATTTTCCCTTCTTATTTTAACCCCTTCTTTTGCTTCCACCGCCTGGTGAAGCCCGTCACTCCAGCGCCGTCCCGGCATCAAACGGCCGGTAAATTCATCAACTATGAGTACTTCATTATCCTTTATTATGTAATGATCTTCGCGCTTAAAGAGAACATGGGCTTTAAGCGCATTGTTAACATAGTGCGCCCAGTCCATGTTAACACCTTCGTACATATTCTCTACGCCCAGAAGTTTTTCAGCTTTTGATACACCTGTTTCGGTGAGTACGACAGTCCTGCTTTTTTCATCAACTTTATAATCCGTTTCTTTTGCAAACTCCGGAACTATTCTGTTGGCCCTGTAATATTTATCAGTGGATTCTTCCGCCGGACCAGAGATAATAAGAGGAGTCCTGGCTTCATCTATAAGTATACTGTCGACTTCATCAACTATGGCAAAATTCTTCGGCCTCTGCTGGACAAGATCCTCCAGCGCAGTCGCCATGTTATCTCGGAGATAATCAAAGCCAAATTCATTATTTGTACCATAAGTAATATCCGCACCATAAGCGGCTCTGCGGTCTTCATTTGAGGAGTCATTTTTTATACAGCCATAGGTAAGCCCCAGAAAGGAATAAATGTTTCCCATACCCTTGAAATTTCCCTTGCCAAAACTGTCTCTTTCAGCAAGATAGTCGTTAACCGTGACCAGATGCACACCTTTTCCCGATAGGGCATTTAAGTAAGCAGGAAGGGAAGCGACCAAGGTCTTACCTTCACCGGTTCGCATTTCCGCAATTTTTCCTTCATGTAAAACAATACCGCCGATGAGCTGGGTATCATAATGGCGTTGTCCTATGGTTCTTACCGAGGTTTCCCTGACAACCGCAAAAGCTTCCGGAAGAATATCATCAAGAGTCTCGCCTTTTTCCAGGCGGCTCTTAAATTCCGGAGTCTTTAGTTTTAATTCGTCATCTGTCAGTTTTTTTATGACTTTTTCGTATTCATTCACCTTAGCGATAATAAGTGTAATTCGTTTTATTTCACGCTCATTCTTTGTCCCAAATATTTTTTTCAGATATTTTAACATTCCCAATCTCCTAGTATAACTCAATCACTAATAACTAAATTCTAAGCACTAACCAATTACTAATACTTAATAATAAAACCTTAAACAAATTCTTTGAATCATATTAATATCTTTCCGTTTCGTTTAGTGCTTAGTGCTTACATCTTAGTAATTCTTAATTATTTTTCTTAGAAAAATAATCTACAGTGGATAATATATGTCATATTCCCGAACGAATTGACCATACTGACCGGGATTGAAACACCTCCGCCCAGGGCAACTTTATCACCCAAATATATTTTAACGCCGGCTGCCAATCTATGATTCACGCTTTTTTGTAAAGTAAAATCCGGAGCGCCCTTTAACAGTAAATCGCTCATAGCATCCGCATTATTTGAAACATACTCGGCTTTATTATCATAATACACTTCTCCATTCAGTTCTCCGACAATTGACAATTGCTTGATTACCGGCATTTCAACTCCGATATTATATTTCAAAATAGTGCCCGGAGTAAATTTAACCTCAGTCTCTCCTGCTTTTATATCTGAGATGTCATAACCGGCAAACTTTCGTATATTAAGTCCAAACCTGTACCAGTAGGAAACATCGGTGAAAAGAAGAATCCCGTTATTATTTTCCTGCATATTTAAAACAGCCCCTGCATCCCAGGTGCCGGTACCGGTGGCAAGAGAACCTTGATCAACATTAAAAAAACTCTTTCCTGTCGGAACTTTAACACCGGCGCCTACCGTAAGCATTCCGCCTGAACTCTTGTTCTCATTGGACTTTTGCCTGCCAATTACAGTCAGGTCGCCGACGCCAATTGCCCCAAAAGAAATTCCGCCGGCAACTGTGTGCAATTTATTCATATAAGGTAAAATAATTTGAACATCCGCATCCCTGCTCGTGCCGTATTTCAGGTCAAAAAGCAGAGTATAATCAAGACGCGTAACCCCGGGAGCAAAAGAGGAATAAGCACCGGAGTTGTCATAACTACCGGTATACTGATTATAAAACAGGTTAACCTTAACGTCATTTTTTCCCTGAGGAGTGATAAAACCACCATCCGCAATAAACGGCGTAGCCTTAAGGGTACCTGCTGCCAGAATTACACAAATAAACATATTTAATATTATCTTCATTTGCCCTCTTATATATTTCACAGAGATCTTATCATCCGGGATATATTTTGCATGCAATAATCACTGGATTCCCTGGCGTTAGAAGACCAGCTTGCACCGCCCGGTGTTTCCATCGCTATCTTTTTAATCTCCATATTTTTCTTTCTCCAATGGGTTTCTAGAGATATATATCCGTTGTAACCGTCTTCTTTGAGCGCTTTCAACTGTCCCCAGTAATTTACTTCACCTTCGCCCATAGGAACACATGCTATTTTCCCTTCGTAACCTATCCGGACAGCGTCCTTAAGATGAATATGCACGATCTTATCTTTTACCAGCCGGTAACCGTTCGGGAACGGCGCAATTCCGTCTATATCGTATATCTCATTACCCGGATCCCAAATAGCTTTTA
Proteins encoded in this window:
- a CDS encoding transcriptional regulator — protein: MELRESEVLEFKKSTSELKEAVISIVSILNKHQKGELYFGVKNDGEIVGQTIGASTLRDISQAISNHIEPKIYPSINLVNIESKSCIKIEFQGEDIPYHAYGRVYIRVADEDKQLSPHEIRKVIIRKHNDNYKWESDLSDYDVKMVSVKDVKSFINKAKSAKRINFGFSQVKIVLNKLDLIRNNKLLKAVEPLFCNNNSFEVQVAVFAGTDKITFLDIDKITGNLFDILEKSEAYIREHINWGVKFGKLEREEIPEIPIKAIREALVNSLCHRDYAVPKGNEVAVFKNRIEIYNPGEFPKEVSPEDFITGKERSILRNPLIAEVFYKAKEIEKWGSGLKRINDECKAANVKVEFKILKTGFMVVFYRLDEKAKVLPLGPNTQKTHRKHTENAQETHKKHTRNAQEIIDAIKMNSKITRKQLSIKTGMTESSVIHYLRKLQEEGTLKHIGSTKSGYWEVMDADKK
- the secA gene encoding preprotein translocase subunit SecA (functions in protein export; can interact with acidic membrane phospholipids and the SecYEG protein complex; binds to preproteins; binds to ATP and undergoes a conformational change to promote membrane insertion of SecA/bound preprotein; ATP hydrolysis appears to drive release of the preprotein from SecA and deinsertion of SecA from the membrane; additional proteins SecD/F/YajC aid SecA recycling; exists in an equilibrium between monomers and dimers; may possibly form higher order oligomers; proteins in this cluster correspond SecA1; SecA2 is not essential and seems to play a role in secretion of a subset of proteins) encodes the protein MLKYLKKIFGTKNEREIKRITLIIAKVNEYEKVIKKLTDDELKLKTPEFKSRLEKGETLDDILPEAFAVVRETSVRTIGQRHYDTQLIGGIVLHEGKIAEMRTGEGKTLVASLPAYLNALSGKGVHLVTVNDYLAERDSFGKGNFKGMGNIYSFLGLTYGCIKNDSSNEDRRAAYGADITYGTNNEFGFDYLRDNMATALEDLVQQRPKNFAIVDEVDSILIDEARTPLIISGPAEESTDKYYRANRIVPEFAKETDYKVDEKSRTVVLTETGVSKAEKLLGVENMYEGVNMDWAHYVNNALKAHVLFKREDHYIIKDNEVLIVDEFTGRLMPGRRWSDGLHQAVEAKEGVKIRRENQTLATITLQNYFKMYNKLAGMTGTADTEAEEFMNTYKLDVIVIPTNRPMVRNDFPDEIYKTRSEKLKAVANEIAELNKQGRPVLVGTISIEKNEELSSLLNKKGVKHQLLNAKFHEKEAEIIAAAGAYAGVTVATNMAGRGTDIVLGEGVANLGGLHVIGTERHEARRIDNQLRGRCGRQGDAGSTKFYLSLEDDLMRIFGGDKIFNLMDRLGMEEGQPIMHPWITKAIEGAQKRVEGFNYEARKHLLEYDNVMNKQREVVYGQRRKILEGDDLKENVVKWMEDIVDGLMEAFAAEKLSPYEWDMESLNLRMSDIFGIEYKLEKNVLSGMRRETLRADIIEKVTAFYESKEKTYGKMFKFVERMVMLQTIDGKWKDHLYAMDQLREGIGLRAYGGKDPLLEYKKEGFEMFTDMIERIKDDTLRMVYRVQLRHGEEIERQELEEAAKAGKAVASKINYSHREVNQFGAAEEAARQRQMQRQAQQGQMDPMGARLGDRPVMNQAPRTTPIKRDTPKVGRNDPCPCGSGKKYKKCCGQHEE